Proteins encoded by one window of Mercenaria mercenaria strain notata chromosome 4, MADL_Memer_1, whole genome shotgun sequence:
- the LOC128556281 gene encoding uncharacterized protein LOC128556281 → MDKRIHYCLVVLLVIDGLFLCNGADDLSKDTALTEPAGLNLPHSNQHANVNGQGADINLNDDEVNITSQSVKSEPPATPPEPPATPPKPASASVGSTTVTFPPQPSAATATMKPGGKDATKIINLLFAILLVVTAILMAITGFCMMGLRRRYVIVSQQPRYEQLKTVPA, encoded by the exons ATAAAAGAATACATTATTGCTTGGTGGTTTTATTGGTCATAGATGGGCTATTTCTGTGTAATGGAGCAGACGACCTTTCCAAAGACACAGCATTAACG gaaCCGGCCGGCCTGAATCTGCCTCACAGTAAccaacatgcaaatgtaaatggACAAGGCGCGGACATTAATTTGAATGATGATGAAGTGAACATAACTTCCCAATCAGTAAAATCAGAACCACCAGCAACACCCCCAGAACCACCAGCAACACCCCCAAAACCAGCATCAGCATCAGTGGGAAGTACAACAGTTACTTTTCCACCGCAACCATCAGCGGCAACAGCTACAATGAAACCAGGAGGAAAAGACGCGacgaaaataattaatttactttttGCCATCCT ATTGGTTGTAACAGCAATTCTGATGGCTATTACAGGATTTTGTATGATGGGTCTCCGGCGTCGGTATGTAATTGTCTCGCAACAGCCAAGATACGAACAACTGAAGACAGTTCCTGCATGA
- the LOC123551295 gene encoding uncharacterized protein LOC123551295 isoform X2, producing the protein MDMTDKILKILQHAMVLLLPSLQEVVIEYYSRPVTGVANYTLHNLYADGIRIQDSSSVSFQLKCKGDAYISLQKNQRHFEKKVLEIGIGIWNNTASTISDKHHSVLVTYMESGITSQLEYRYFWISWSDKIVRVGKGDIPYTQEFMKWHNLTHKIMYISIGTAYWTEACWKFKSETDTASTAPTYNKANDSSLVAVYISIPCVIFICMVTAVIILIFLRRRRKRARQNESVAVYSGNDLTPNRDSLPGVTNETYSSHSLKFVENSDHSNGTGYVSIVPDSHYMDICLNDEHLPEAASNETKAININY; encoded by the exons AGGTAGTCATTGAGTATTACAGTCGGCCGGTTACAGGAGTTGCGAATTATACTCTGCATAACTTGTATGCTGACGGTATTCGAATTCAAGATTCGTCTTCTGTTTCCTTTCAATTAAag TGTAAAGGGGATGCTTATATATCGCTTCAAAAGAatcaaagacattttgaaaagaagGTGTTGGAAATTGGTATTGGTATTTGGAATAACACTGCATCAACTATTTCAGACAAACACCATTCTGTATTGGTTACATACATG GAATCTGGTATCACGTCTCAGTTAGAGTATCGTTACTTTTGGATCAGCTGGTCAGATAAAATCGTACGGGTTGGTAAAGGTGACATTCCGTACACACAAGAATTTATGAAGTGGCATAATCTTActcacaaaataatgtatataagcaTTGGGACTGCTTATTGGACAGAAGCATGCTGGAAATTCAAATCTG aAACAGATACAGCATCGACAGCACCAACTTACAATAAAGCCAATG acAGTTCTCTCGTTGCAGTTTACATATCGATTCCAtgtgttattttcatttgtatggtTACTGCAGTGATAATACTTATTTTCTTAAG GAGGCGCAGAAAAAGGGCAAGACAGAACGAATCAGTTGCTGTATACAGCGGCAATGATTTGACACCCAACAGAGATTCTCTTCCTGGAGTCACGAACGAGACATACAGCTCCCATTCTTTAAAATTTGTAGAAAACTCAGATCACTCAAACGGAACGGGATATGTCTCCATAGTGCCTGACAGTCATTACATGgatatttgtttaaatgatgaACACTTACCTGAAGCTGCTAGTAATGAAactaaagcaattaacataaaTTATTAG
- the LOC123551295 gene encoding uncharacterized protein LOC123551295 isoform X1: MDMTDKILKILQHAMVLLLPSLQAEVVIEYYSRPVTGVANYTLHNLYADGIRIQDSSSVSFQLKCKGDAYISLQKNQRHFEKKVLEIGIGIWNNTASTISDKHHSVLVTYMESGITSQLEYRYFWISWSDKIVRVGKGDIPYTQEFMKWHNLTHKIMYISIGTAYWTEACWKFKSETDTASTAPTYNKANDSSLVAVYISIPCVIFICMVTAVIILIFLRRRRKRARQNESVAVYSGNDLTPNRDSLPGVTNETYSSHSLKFVENSDHSNGTGYVSIVPDSHYMDICLNDEHLPEAASNETKAININY; the protein is encoded by the exons CAGAGGTAGTCATTGAGTATTACAGTCGGCCGGTTACAGGAGTTGCGAATTATACTCTGCATAACTTGTATGCTGACGGTATTCGAATTCAAGATTCGTCTTCTGTTTCCTTTCAATTAAag TGTAAAGGGGATGCTTATATATCGCTTCAAAAGAatcaaagacattttgaaaagaagGTGTTGGAAATTGGTATTGGTATTTGGAATAACACTGCATCAACTATTTCAGACAAACACCATTCTGTATTGGTTACATACATG GAATCTGGTATCACGTCTCAGTTAGAGTATCGTTACTTTTGGATCAGCTGGTCAGATAAAATCGTACGGGTTGGTAAAGGTGACATTCCGTACACACAAGAATTTATGAAGTGGCATAATCTTActcacaaaataatgtatataagcaTTGGGACTGCTTATTGGACAGAAGCATGCTGGAAATTCAAATCTG aAACAGATACAGCATCGACAGCACCAACTTACAATAAAGCCAATG acAGTTCTCTCGTTGCAGTTTACATATCGATTCCAtgtgttattttcatttgtatggtTACTGCAGTGATAATACTTATTTTCTTAAG GAGGCGCAGAAAAAGGGCAAGACAGAACGAATCAGTTGCTGTATACAGCGGCAATGATTTGACACCCAACAGAGATTCTCTTCCTGGAGTCACGAACGAGACATACAGCTCCCATTCTTTAAAATTTGTAGAAAACTCAGATCACTCAAACGGAACGGGATATGTCTCCATAGTGCCTGACAGTCATTACATGgatatttgtttaaatgatgaACACTTACCTGAAGCTGCTAGTAATGAAactaaagcaattaacataaaTTATTAG